The proteins below are encoded in one region of Clostridiales bacterium:
- a CDS encoding TrkA C-terminal domain-containing protein encodes MSAVATKPLYQQIAIDVARRIVKGEFEIGSKIYGRSTLAGEYNVSPETIRRAIILLQDMNVVNVSQGSGIDVISKDEAFKFIDRFKDIESIVSLKTELINFFHEKEEIDRKLEAIVKKIIDYSDRLRNISPYNPLEIEVKPYSSVIGKTLSEMKFWQNTGGTVIAIRRGDEIILSPGPHAEIIKGDVLVVVGDEGILKRTKKFLNKR; translated from the coding sequence ATGAGTGCTGTTGCAACTAAGCCGTTATATCAACAGATAGCCATTGATGTCGCAAGGAGGATAGTGAAAGGGGAATTCGAAATAGGCTCGAAAATTTACGGCCGTTCCACCCTGGCAGGTGAATACAACGTCTCGCCTGAAACGATAAGACGCGCGATTATTCTCCTTCAAGATATGAATGTTGTGAACGTATCCCAGGGAAGCGGCATAGATGTTATATCCAAAGATGAAGCTTTTAAATTCATAGACAGGTTTAAGGACATAGAATCCATCGTATCTTTAAAGACGGAACTAATCAATTTTTTCCATGAGAAGGAAGAAATAGACAGAAAACTTGAGGCAATTGTTAAAAAGATAATCGATTATTCCGACCGACTGAGGAACATAAGCCCATATAATCCCCTCGAGATAGAAGTTAAACCTTATTCAAGTGTCATAGGTAAGACATTATCCGAAATGAAGTTCTGGCAGAATACCGGCGGTACTGTAATAGCGATAAGGAGGGGCGATGAGATAATCTTGTCCCCGGGGCCCCACGCGGAAATCATAAAAGGCGACGTGTTGGTAGTAGTCGGTGACGAGGGCATCTTAAAGCGCACGAAAAAGTTTTTAAATAAAAGATAG
- a CDS encoding class I SAM-dependent methyltransferase — MDKKISGGVPQNQTIIGDKTKKFIIDSINNKENEFILDIATGRGALFKKMVKHLKTESQIICTDLSFVVLKYDRLRAKKINPEIKVNYIACDATNLPFKNNTIDTAVSFFGIQNMLNLASDGIKEAKRVLKVGKSLFDSYVVIKEHSEGFKILKNFCKDNKIIGAEKFALKTEIQKSYIQANFNRADIVTIGESIGEKNGSDLLPFEGEWFAIVVVEGIK; from the coding sequence ATGGATAAAAAAATATCAGGAGGAGTTCCTCAGAACCAAACAATAATAGGTGATAAAACTAAAAAATTCATTATTGATAGTATCAATAATAAAGAAAATGAATTTATATTGGACATAGCAACTGGTAGAGGCGCATTATTTAAAAAAATGGTGAAACATCTAAAAACCGAATCGCAGATAATATGTACGGATTTAAGTTTTGTAGTGTTGAAATATGACAGACTAAGAGCTAAAAAAATTAATCCGGAGATAAAAGTAAATTATATAGCTTGTGATGCGACCAATCTACCTTTTAAAAATAATACAATTGATACTGCCGTATCTTTTTTTGGGATTCAGAATATGTTAAATTTGGCTTCTGACGGAATAAAAGAAGCTAAAAGAGTATTAAAAGTGGGGAAATCATTATTTGATAGTTATGTTGTCATTAAGGAACATTCCGAAGGATTTAAGATATTAAAGAATTTTTGCAAGGATAATAAGATTATTGGGGCAGAAAAATTCGCTTTAAAAACGGAAATACAGAAATCCTATATTCAGGCAAACTTTAACAGGGCAGACATTGTAACTATCGGAGAATCAATTGGAGAGAAAAACGGCTCTGATTTATTACCTTTTGAAGGAGAATGGTTTGCTATAGTTGTTGTTGAAGGTATAAAATAA
- a CDS encoding cobalamin B12-binding domain-containing protein — translation MKKIMAAAIGNCVHVAGVMNFLKYAENEGYATEFLGPAVSIENLIKRVMEEKPDIVGVSYRLTPSATGPLLDKLKENISRYNLNDIEWLFGGTEPVCEVAKKYDLFSEIFDGSYRDDHTVDFLRGFKNNVLKETYESNIIDRINSKYPRPLLRHHLGLPSLGDTIESVKKIAESKILDVISIAPDQNAQEHFFDMEKADHSLDGAGGAPVRTPDDFRKIYEASRRGNYPILRCYSGTNNVFKFASMLKETINNGWAAIPLCWYNVLDGRGPRDVVSSIRESQKLMRWHAKRNIPVEVNEAHHWSLRDAHDTIGVATAFLAAYNAKRMGVKNYIAQYMLNVPPSISPKMDLAKMLAKIELIESLQDSNFKVYRQVRPGLASFPTDLYAAKGQLASSVYLGMALKPHIVHVVAYCEAHHAAGFDEINESCRIAKGVIKNCMMGLPDMSSDMNVGDRKNELIKEAEYLLESIYRISPNSQDPWSDPEVLAEAIKLGILDAPHLKGNAYAKGTLETKVIDGACFAYDSIEKRVLTEKERVDKILGVQKEDEALIV, via the coding sequence ATGAAGAAAATAATGGCTGCAGCTATAGGCAATTGCGTACATGTGGCAGGAGTAATGAACTTTTTGAAATATGCCGAAAATGAAGGCTATGCGACGGAATTTCTAGGGCCCGCAGTTTCAATCGAAAATTTAATTAAAAGGGTAATGGAAGAAAAACCGGATATTGTTGGCGTAAGCTATAGGCTGACTCCGTCGGCAACAGGTCCGCTTCTGGATAAGCTAAAAGAAAATATCAGCCGCTACAATCTAAATGATATAGAATGGCTGTTTGGTGGGACAGAACCGGTATGTGAAGTCGCAAAAAAGTATGATTTGTTCAGCGAAATATTTGATGGATCATATAGGGATGATCATACTGTTGATTTCCTCCGTGGATTTAAAAATAATGTGTTGAAAGAAACATATGAAAGCAATATTATAGACAGGATAAACAGCAAATATCCCCGTCCTTTGCTGCGGCATCATCTTGGCCTCCCATCCCTTGGGGATACAATTGAAAGCGTAAAAAAGATTGCTGAATCAAAAATACTTGATGTTATATCGATTGCCCCGGATCAGAATGCGCAGGAACACTTTTTCGATATGGAAAAAGCCGACCACAGTTTGGATGGCGCCGGAGGAGCCCCTGTAAGAACTCCGGACGATTTCAGGAAAATCTATGAAGCGTCCAGAAGGGGAAATTATCCCATACTGAGGTGCTACAGCGGTACGAACAATGTCTTTAAGTTTGCTTCAATGCTTAAGGAAACTATAAATAACGGTTGGGCAGCCATACCGCTATGCTGGTATAATGTTTTGGACGGAAGGGGCCCAAGAGATGTTGTAAGTTCCATAAGAGAAAGTCAGAAGCTTATGAGATGGCATGCTAAGAGGAATATACCTGTCGAAGTAAATGAGGCTCATCATTGGAGCTTGAGAGATGCCCACGATACCATAGGAGTTGCTACGGCTTTTTTGGCTGCATACAATGCAAAAAGGATGGGTGTCAAAAATTATATAGCCCAATATATGTTAAATGTTCCTCCTTCGATTTCTCCAAAGATGGATCTTGCAAAAATGCTCGCAAAAATAGAACTGATTGAAAGTCTGCAGGACAGCAATTTTAAGGTTTACAGGCAGGTACGTCCTGGACTTGCAAGCTTTCCTACGGATCTGTATGCCGCAAAGGGGCAGTTGGCTTCATCAGTTTATCTCGGGATGGCTCTAAAGCCCCACATAGTTCATGTTGTGGCTTATTGCGAGGCACACCATGCAGCAGGTTTTGATGAAATTAACGAAAGCTGCAGGATTGCAAAAGGGGTAATAAAAAATTGCATGATGGGTTTGCCGGATATGTCTTCCGATATGAATGTCGGGGACAGAAAAAATGAACTCATAAAGGAAGCCGAATATCTGCTTGAATCGATATACAGAATTTCTCCGAATTCACAGGATCCGTGGAGCGATCCTGAAGTGCTTGCAGAGGCCATAAAACTGGGCATACTCGACGCACCCCATCTTAAAGGCAATGCATATGCAAAGGGGACGCTTGAGACGAAGGTTATAGATGGAGCTTGCTTTGCATATGACAGTATCGAAAAAAGGGTGCTTACCGAAAAAGAAAGAGTGGATAAAATACTGGGAGTGCAAAAAGAGGACGAAGCCTTGATTGTTTAG
- a CDS encoding YkuS family protein, with product MKNIGVEKNLTNVIEYLTMQGYKIHEFDTSQKNSKDFIDGFDAVIVSGIDKNLMGIQNTGAKTSIIDANGLTPQDIQKQIEQRLN from the coding sequence GTGAAAAACATAGGCGTTGAGAAAAATCTTACAAATGTCATAGAATATTTAACTATGCAAGGATATAAGATACATGAATTCGATACTTCCCAGAAAAATAGCAAGGACTTTATAGACGGTTTTGACGCAGTAATAGTATCCGGAATAGACAAAAACCTTATGGGTATTCAAAATACCGGTGCGAAGACATCGATAATAGATGCAAACGGCCTGACTCCGCAGGATATACAAAAGCAGATTGAGCAAAGGCTTAATTAA
- a CDS encoding NAD/NADP octopine/nopaline dehydrogenase family protein: MEQFKDYPKFAVIGAGNGGQAMAGHLSMMGFRVNLYNRTLDNIKDIQKSGGIILEGEVNGFGKLNLITDSMKDAVEDADIIMVTVPASGHKDVAFSYIPYSKDGQIVVLNPGRTGGALEFLNIMKTLNFNKEIILAEAQTFIYACRAVASGKVKIYSIKNVVSVASVPSQMTPYVISCLSHAYPQFTRAENVLETSLNNIGAVFHPAPTLLNCGRIESTKGDFQYYIDGITPTVAGVLEYIDAERISVAKAVGVNAITALEWLYASYGAKGNTLYDAIQNTRDYADIKAPPSLNTRYIFEDIPDSLVPISAIGQAVGVKTPTINSIIEIACVAHNRNYYASGRNTKNLGIEGLTKEQLMELVTYGEINKRDEVVA; encoded by the coding sequence ATGGAGCAATTTAAAGATTATCCGAAATTTGCTGTTATAGGAGCTGGAAACGGAGGTCAGGCGATGGCAGGACATCTGTCGATGATGGGCTTTCGCGTGAACCTTTACAACAGGACACTTGATAACATAAAAGATATACAGAAAAGCGGCGGCATAATTCTTGAAGGCGAAGTAAACGGCTTTGGAAAGCTTAATCTCATAACCGATAGCATGAAAGATGCTGTGGAAGATGCGGACATTATAATGGTAACCGTACCTGCATCGGGACACAAGGATGTTGCATTTTCATATATACCATACTCAAAAGACGGCCAGATTGTGGTTTTAAATCCTGGCAGGACGGGAGGAGCTCTGGAATTTTTAAATATAATGAAAACATTAAATTTCAATAAGGAAATCATTCTTGCAGAAGCGCAGACATTTATATATGCTTGCAGGGCCGTAGCATCGGGAAAGGTTAAAATATACAGCATAAAAAATGTCGTATCAGTAGCATCTGTGCCATCCCAAATGACTCCTTATGTCATAAGCTGTTTATCACATGCGTATCCGCAGTTTACAAGAGCGGAAAATGTGCTGGAAACAAGCTTGAACAATATCGGTGCGGTATTTCATCCGGCACCCACACTTTTAAACTGCGGAAGAATCGAGTCTACCAAGGGGGATTTCCAGTACTATATAGATGGCATAACGCCGACAGTCGCAGGCGTACTGGAATATATAGACGCAGAGAGGATATCGGTTGCAAAAGCGGTTGGCGTCAATGCGATTACTGCTCTTGAATGGCTTTACGCATCATATGGCGCAAAAGGGAATACGCTTTATGATGCCATTCAAAATACAAGGGACTACGCTGACATAAAGGCTCCGCCATCTTTAAATACAAGATATATATTTGAAGATATCCCTGATAGCTTGGTGCCCATATCAGCCATAGGTCAGGCTGTGGGCGTCAAAACGCCTACGATAAACTCGATCATTGAAATAGCCTGTGTGGCTCATAACAGAAACTATTATGCTTCGGGTAGAAACACGAAAAATCTTGGAATAGAGGGGCTGACAAAAGAACAGCTTATGGAACTTGTAACTTATGGAGAGATCAATAAACGGGACGAGGTGGTTGCGTAA